A genome region from Euryarchaeota archaeon includes the following:
- a CDS encoding aminotransferase class I/II-fold pyridoxal phosphate-dependent enzyme — translation MSSLRSFRLSDPHLAERVHLFPESVIREMTRLAMKHGAVNLAQGFPDWDPPSVAIDAAKKAMDSGKNQYAITWGTSELRNAVPKYARLFAGIEADPEKNVTVTCGATEAMMAACLALVDAGDEVIVPEPFYENYGPDAALSGARPRFVPLYPDRGFSFDEEELKSSFNATTKAIILNTPNNPSGKVLTRHELKLIADLCIDNDVVAVTDEIYDFLTYGDTRHVSLASLPGMMERTITIQGASKVYSMTGWRVAWLIAPEIISTALRRVHDFLTVGAPHPLQAGVAAAIETLPRSYYSGLKARYLDQRERLVSMLRGAGFKVTPPEGAYYILSDFADVEAPKAAKTDDRAFAEWLVSDIGLAGVPGSSFFSNPDLGKSLIRFHFAKSLQVLDAAAKRLEKLG, via the coding sequence ATGTCCTCCCTCCGCTCCTTCCGCCTTTCCGACCCGCACCTTGCCGAACGCGTCCACCTCTTCCCCGAGTCGGTCATCCGCGAGATGACCCGGCTCGCAATGAAGCACGGCGCCGTGAACCTTGCCCAGGGATTCCCCGATTGGGACCCTCCCTCAGTCGCCATCGATGCGGCGAAGAAAGCGATGGATTCGGGAAAGAACCAGTACGCCATCACGTGGGGGACGAGCGAACTCAGGAACGCCGTGCCGAAATACGCGCGTTTGTTCGCCGGGATCGAGGCCGACCCCGAGAAGAACGTGACCGTCACATGCGGTGCCACGGAAGCGATGATGGCCGCCTGCCTAGCGCTCGTCGACGCTGGAGACGAGGTCATCGTGCCAGAGCCATTCTACGAGAACTATGGCCCCGACGCGGCGCTTTCCGGCGCTAGACCGCGTTTCGTCCCGCTCTACCCGGACCGCGGATTCTCGTTCGATGAAGAGGAACTGAAGTCTTCATTCAATGCGACAACGAAGGCCATCATACTGAACACCCCGAACAACCCGAGCGGCAAGGTGTTGACGCGACACGAGTTGAAACTCATCGCCGATCTATGCATCGACAACGACGTGGTCGCCGTCACCGATGAGATATACGATTTCCTCACCTACGGAGACACGCGGCACGTCTCGCTCGCATCGCTTCCAGGCATGATGGAGCGGACCATCACCATCCAAGGGGCTTCGAAGGTCTATTCGATGACCGGTTGGCGCGTCGCTTGGCTCATCGCGCCCGAGATCATCTCGACGGCCCTTCGCCGGGTCCACGATTTCCTCACCGTCGGCGCCCCCCACCCTCTTCAAGCGGGCGTGGCGGCGGCCATCGAGACGCTTCCACGATCCTACTATTCGGGCCTGAAGGCGCGCTACCTCGACCAACGTGAAAGGCTCGTGTCGATGCTACGAGGCGCCGGCTTCAAGGTCACGCCTCCCGAAGGTGCCTACTACATCCTGAGCGATTTCGCCGACGTCGAGGCGCCGAAGGCTGCCAAGACGGACGACCGTGCCTTCGCGGAGTGGCTCGTGAGCGATATCGGCCTCGCCGGCGTCCCGGGAAGCTCGTTCTTCTCGAACCCCGATCTTGGCAAGTCGCTCATCCGCTTCCACTTCGCAAAGAGCCTCCAAGTCCTCGACGCAGCCGCAAAACGACTGGAAAAGCTGGGTTGA